From one Bacteroidales bacterium genomic stretch:
- a CDS encoding DUF4332 domain-containing protein encodes MGYYIDLENISIGKYKEILKLADLLPSRMILKDNIDSNFDLIKKQKVQNVDELINRLKNKKKLQDFSRQSGLHNDYLTILIREIKSYKQNPNKIKDFPSIANDTFLKLENIGIKNTLQLFNEVLTSKSRKEISKQTGIDENEILKLAKLTDLSRIRWVNHTFAYVLLEAKYDTVEKVANADYKELYETVKQLNEERKLYKGHIGLHDMKLCVDAAKDVSLEIVY; translated from the coding sequence ATGGGATATTATATTGATTTAGAAAATATAAGTATTGGCAAATACAAGGAAATTTTAAAATTAGCCGATTTACTTCCAAGTAGAATGATTTTAAAAGATAATATTGACAGTAACTTTGACCTTATAAAAAAACAGAAAGTTCAGAATGTAGATGAATTGATAAATAGATTAAAGAATAAGAAAAAACTACAAGATTTTTCAAGACAAAGTGGCTTACATAATGATTATTTAACGATACTTATTAGAGAGATTAAAAGCTATAAACAAAACCCTAATAAAATAAAAGATTTTCCAAGTATTGCTAATGATACATTTTTGAAACTGGAAAACATAGGGATAAAAAATACGCTTCAATTATTTAATGAAGTATTAACTTCCAAAAGCAGAAAAGAGATTTCTAAGCAAACAGGAATTGATGAAAATGAAATTTTGAAACTTGCAAAGTTAACCGACCTCTCAAGAATAAGATGGGTAAATCATACTTTTGCATATGTTTTACTTGAAGCAAAATATGATACTGTTGAAAAAGTTGCAAATGCAGATTACAAAGAATTATATGAAACAGTAAAGCAACTGAATGAAGAAAGAAAATTATATAAAGGACATATTGGATTACATGACATGAAACTTTGTGTTGATGCAGCAAAAGATGTTTCTCTTGAAATTGTATATTAA
- a CDS encoding OmpA family protein, giving the protein MKKGILLFAILLFFMIGSKGYAQESPENFLVNTTFTWNDNGRTIGTITFTTDGIAHPTWTDLPNIWKLEANNDLLVFTNGTQYVARLKWYSASQSFSGERDVTSQIQDGVKTVMKEVEKTIIDANKKYFYTENNSNADIVVRVGDIDNLGFGWDKGFDPFCGKNTRVHSYPWTTNPKDHVGTDRIMVVSSYKSGRSDGYVARTKRPENNPIDIKITFKKPTIKIEKVVIQMMLDDFQAPVWGTSFQFHVNGKRLTYVEDIINKLKQTGPIGKLVQVGLLPEDNHLFETGNVSIKIDDPITGAGDGFAIDFIQLLINPKGKYKCIGNIKGVVKDEEGNLLENVLVSANGLKENLTESNGNFSLQAVPIGVLTVTASKSMFSSASINFELKKDENKIIELILKKKTLESEDYLSKELKEKGFVNLYGIRFDSGKDIPKSESEATLNEVANFLRNNPNLKIEIIGHTDSDGDNKLNEDLSLRRAQSIINWLKSKGVNISNLSASGLGESNPVANNKTESGKALNRRVEIKIFK; this is encoded by the coding sequence ATGAAAAAAGGTATTTTATTATTTGCAATATTACTTTTCTTTATGATAGGTAGTAAAGGATATGCTCAGGAATCCCCGGAAAACTTTCTGGTCAATACGACATTTACCTGGAATGACAATGGAAGAACTATTGGAACAATAACATTCACAACCGATGGGATAGCTCATCCTACATGGACTGACCTACCCAATATATGGAAACTTGAAGCAAATAATGACTTATTAGTTTTTACAAACGGTACGCAATATGTGGCGAGGCTTAAATGGTATAGTGCTTCGCAATCTTTTAGCGGAGAGAGAGATGTAACCAGCCAGATTCAAGACGGAGTTAAAACTGTTATGAAAGAAGTAGAAAAAACTATAATAGATGCCAATAAAAAATATTTTTATACCGAAAATAATAGTAATGCAGATATTGTTGTCAGAGTTGGTGATATTGATAATCTTGGATTTGGTTGGGACAAAGGTTTCGATCCTTTTTGTGGAAAAAATACTCGTGTGCATTCTTATCCATGGACCACAAATCCAAAAGACCACGTGGGGACAGATAGAATTATGGTTGTTAGTAGTTATAAATCGGGGAGAAGTGATGGATATGTAGCTAGAACAAAAAGACCCGAAAATAATCCTATAGATATTAAGATAACATTTAAGAAGCCAACTATAAAAATTGAAAAGGTCGTAATCCAAATGATGTTAGACGACTTTCAAGCACCTGTTTGGGGTACTTCGTTTCAATTTCATGTAAATGGGAAACGTTTGACTTATGTGGAAGATATAATCAATAAATTGAAACAAACCGGACCTATCGGAAAACTAGTACAGGTTGGTTTATTGCCTGAGGACAATCACTTGTTTGAAACAGGAAATGTTAGCATTAAGATTGATGATCCGATAACAGGAGCAGGAGATGGATTTGCAATTGATTTTATTCAACTTCTTATTAATCCCAAAGGAAAGTATAAATGTATAGGGAATATTAAAGGAGTTGTTAAAGACGAAGAAGGTAATTTGTTGGAAAATGTTCTTGTTTCAGCAAATGGGTTAAAAGAAAATTTAACAGAAAGTAATGGAAATTTTAGTTTACAAGCTGTGCCAATTGGTGTTCTTACTGTAACTGCAAGTAAAAGCATGTTTTCATCTGCAAGCATTAATTTTGAGTTAAAAAAGGATGAGAATAAAATAATAGAACTTATTTTAAAGAAAAAAACGCTAGAATCAGAAGATTATTTGAGCAAAGAACTTAAAGAAAAAGGGTTTGTTAACTTATATGGTATTCGTTTTGATTCAGGCAAGGACATTCCTAAAAGTGAATCAGAAGCAACTTTAAACGAGGTAGCAAACTTTTTAAGAAATAATCCGAATCTTAAAATTGAAATTATTGGGCATACCGATAGCGATGGAGATAATAAACTTAATGAAGACCTGTCATTAAGACGGGCTCAATCGATAATAAATTGGCTAAAATCTAAAGGTGTTAATATCTCGAATTTGAGTGCATCAGGATTAGGAGAATCAAACCCTGTTGCAAATAATAAAACAGAATCAGGAAAAGCCCTTAACAGAAGAGTTGAAATTAAGATTTTTAAGTGA
- a CDS encoding CPBP family intramembrane metalloprotease, translated as MENKNYPFLDNAFQGKNEWWRYLITIILSILILPISHKGIIDLVLLPDPYRFYIAFGVSSILTLAVTCLLIKYLHKKSIILLVTTKDKIDYTEILKGLGIWFCLMIIYYLILYFFYPDDFEIAFNSKVLWKVFFMALVFVPIKTTWEEIFFRGYLLQGVGLKVKRPIINILIVSVFFAVIHGFSTIGLIYTFTFGFTFGIIVVLKNSIERVAGIHAMNNFFLYIFVRHEEALFGDGATLITTKGDAMDTLQIVLIIISLIMVLYISFGRRLIISIKNLSKL; from the coding sequence ATGGAAAACAAAAATTATCCTTTTCTTGATAATGCTTTTCAGGGAAAAAATGAATGGTGGAGGTATTTAATAACAATTATTTTATCTATTTTAATTTTACCAATAAGTCACAAAGGCATAATAGATTTAGTATTGCTTCCGGATCCGTATAGATTTTATATTGCATTTGGAGTAAGTTCTATATTAACGCTTGCTGTTACATGTTTGTTAATAAAATATTTACATAAAAAATCAATTATATTATTAGTTACAACAAAAGATAAAATTGACTATACAGAAATTTTAAAAGGTTTGGGAATTTGGTTTTGTTTAATGATTATTTACTATTTAATTCTTTACTTTTTTTATCCTGACGATTTTGAAATAGCATTCAATAGCAAAGTATTATGGAAAGTTTTTTTTATGGCATTAGTATTTGTTCCAATTAAAACAACATGGGAAGAAATATTCTTTAGAGGCTACTTGCTTCAGGGTGTTGGATTGAAAGTAAAAAGACCAATTATTAACATACTGATTGTTTCTGTTTTTTTTGCAGTAATTCACGGTTTCAGTACAATAGGTTTAATTTATACTTTTACATTTGGATTTACATTTGGTATTATAGTAGTGCTAAAAAATAGTATTGAAAGAGTAGCAGGTATTCATGCTATGAACAATTTTTTTCTTTATATATTTGTTAGACACGAAGAAGCTTTATTTGGAGATGGAGCTACATTAATAACCACTAAAGGTGATGCTATGGATACTCTTCAAATAGTACTTATAATAATTTCATTAATCATGGTTTTATATATATCTTTTGGTAGAAGATTAATTATTAGTATAAAAAATTTATCAAAATTGTAA
- a CDS encoding GyrI-like domain-containing protein: MKIVLIVLAILITAFIAFYAYYGGFKKINISISKSGGEVLIYEKIQGDYRQSGVIMDKIYNSLLNENKIETFKGFGIYYDNPQKVEKSKLRSEAGCVLEKNDIDKLSILENKYTIRTFPKKEYITTEFPYKGKISIFFSIMKVYPALNKFAKQNGYNEESAVMEIYDVPNKKVLYRKELIKK; encoded by the coding sequence ATGAAAATCGTCTTAATTGTATTAGCAATCTTAATAACTGCTTTTATTGCGTTTTACGCATATTATGGCGGATTTAAGAAGATTAATATTTCAATTTCTAAATCTGGTGGAGAAGTCTTAATTTATGAAAAAATACAGGGAGACTATAGACAAAGTGGTGTAATCATGGATAAGATTTATAATTCTCTACTCAATGAAAATAAAATTGAAACATTTAAGGGTTTCGGCATTTATTATGATAATCCCCAAAAGGTTGAGAAAAGTAAATTACGCTCCGAAGCAGGTTGTGTTCTTGAAAAAAATGATATTGACAAACTTTCAATTCTTGAAAATAAATATACTATCCGAACATTTCCTAAAAAGGAATACATAACAACAGAATTTCCATACAAAGGAAAAATATCAATATTTTTCAGCATTATGAAAGTTTATCCTGCGTTGAATAAATTTGCAAAACAGAATGGATATAATGAAGAAAGTGCCGTAATGGAAATATATGATGTTCCAAATAAAAAAGTTTTATATCGTAAAGAGTTAATTAAAAAATAA